A segment of the Gammaproteobacteria bacterium genome:
GGAGCGTTGCCGATTCAGGTGCCGCACAGCGTACAGCGCCTGCACCAGCCGGAGCCGCGCGTGGCGTTGGGGTTGGCACTGCGAGGTTTGGCCAGCAGCTGCATTGATGTGTCTGACGGGCTGTTGGCGGACATGGCGCATATTCTTGCCGCGAGTGGCGTAGGGGCGAGAATTTACCCCTCACTGCTGCAACTGTCAGCGGAAGTGAAAACTCACTTTGCACTGCTGGGAGGTTGGCAGGGCGTGTTAAACGGTGGTGATGATTACGAACTGTGTTTTACCGCCCCGGCGGAGCGTCAGTCACAGATTCTGGCGCTGGCGGATACGTTGCGATTGCGCATCAGTTGCATTGGCGAAATTGTTAGCCAGCCTGGTCTGGTGTGTCTGGACGAGCATGACCAGCCGATGGCGATCCATGGGGCGGGCTACGATCATTTTCGGGAGGCATGAGTGAAAGCATTTGTCGCCAAGTGGCTGGCGCTGGGGTTGGGTTCTGGTTTGGCACCCAAGGCGCCGGGAACCTTTGGCACCCTGGCGGCGGTGCCACTTTTTCTGTTGTTACAGCCACTACCACTGTGGGGCTATGCACTGGCAACGCTGCTGGTGTGTCTGGTCGGTATCTGGGCCTGCGGTGAATATTCTCGCGCCTTGGGTGTTCATGATCACGGTTCCATCGTCTGGGACGAGGTGGCGGGCTACCTGATTACCATGATGTTTGCGCCACCGGGCTGGTTGTGGGTGGTGATTGGCTTTGTGTTGTTTCGGCTGTTTGATATCTGGAAGCCCTGGCCGATTGGCTGGCTGGATGCCAAGGTTCACGGTGGTTTGGGGATTATGCTGGGACATGCTG
Coding sequences within it:
- a CDS encoding phosphatidylglycerophosphatase A codes for the protein MKAFVAKWLALGLGSGLAPKAPGTFGTLAAVPLFLLLQPLPLWGYALATLLVCLVGIWACGEYSRALGVHDHGSIVWDEVAGYLITMMFAPPGWLWVVIGFVLFRLFDIWKPWPIGWLDAKVHGGLGIMLGHA